A segment of the Parasynechococcus marenigrum WH 8102 genome:
TGCTGCTGGCGAGAGACCAAAACTGACGTTGCTGACCCCCAGCACCACGTGAACCCCGGGGAGGTTTTCACGGATCATGCGAATGGAGTCGACAGTGGCCTTGCCATTGAGCCGGTCTTCCTCGATGCCGGTGGAAATCGGCAGCGCCAGTGGGTCGTAAAAGATTTCATGGGCCGGGATGCCGAACTCCAGGGCATCGCGATAGGCCCGCTGGGCGATGGCAAACTTTTTCTCAGCCGTGCGAGCCATGCCGTCTTCATCGATGGTTCCAACCACCACGCCAGCGCCGTAGCGACGCGCCAGCTCAAGCACCTTGAAGAAGCGTTCGTCCCCGTCCTCATAGTTGGTCGAGTTGAGGATGCACTTACCCCCAGCAACCTTGAGGCCAGCTTCCATTTTCTGCCACTCGGTGGAGTCGAGCATCAGTGGCAGGTTCACGTTGGTGACCAGACGGCTCACCAGCTGATGCATATCCTGCTCGCCATCGCGACCGACGTAGTCGACGTTGACGTCCAAAACGTGAGCGTTCTCCTTGACCTGACCCCGGGCCACGGACACCAGTCCGTCCCAGTCCTCTTCCGCCAGCAGTTCGCGCACCTTGCGGCTGCCACTGGCGTTGAGCCGTTCCCCGATGATCAGGAAGGAGTTGTCCTGTTGGTATGGGGTAACCCCGTAGATCGATGCCGCAGCCGGTTCGTAGTTGAGGGCCGGACGGACGTTCGCATCGGAGGCAGCATCGTGGCGTGAGCTGCGTAGGGCCGGTTTGAGTTCCGCCGCGAGCTCCGCCAGTGATCCGATGTGACTCGGGGTGGTGCCACAGCAACCACCGATCACCTGCACGCCCAGATCTTCAACGAAGTGCATCAGCTGCATCTTCAGTTCCACTGGAGTGAGCCGGTAGTGGGCCACGCCACCCACGTTTTCGGGCAGACCGGCGTTGGGAATGCAGCTCACCGTGAACGGGGAGTGCTCTGAGAGGTAGCGGATGTGCTCCTTCATCTGCTCCGGACCGGTGGCGCAGTTGAGCCCGAGAATGTCGATCGGAAACGGCTCAAGAATCGACACCACGGCAGCGATGTCCGTGCCGACGAGCATCGTTCCGGTGGTTTCCATGGTCACTGACACCATCAGCGCCCGCCGCTCACCGGAGGCTTCAAACGCTTCTTCAATGCCCTGCAGCGCGGCCTTGATCTGCAGCACGTCCTGGCAGGTCTCAACGATGAACAGGTCAACATCGCCGGCAATCAATCCTTCGGCCTGTTCCCGGAAGGAATCGCGCATCGTGTCGAAGTCGATGTGCCCCAGGGTCGGCAGCTTGGTGGTGGGTCCCATGGACCCAGCCACGAAGCGGGGCTTATCAGGGGTGCTGAATTCGTCGGCCATCTCCCGGGCCAGTTCCGCCGCCCGTTTGTTGAGTTCAAAAGCCTTGTCCTCAAGGCCGTATTCCGCGAGAACGATCGAGGCCGCTCCAAAGGTGTCTGTCTCGATCACATCGCAGCCCACTTCGAGGAACTGACGATGCACCGCTTTCACCGCCTCGGGTTTGGTGACGGCCAGATTTTCGTTACACCCCTCCAACTCAGGGCCACCGAAATCCTCGGCGGTCAGGTCGAGGCCCTGGAGGCTGGTGCCCGTGGCCCCGTCAAACACCAACACGGGCCGCTCCGGGCCGTTGAGGTGATCCAGGAAACGGGAGTTGGTGAGTTGCCGGGATGCCTGCGCCACCACCATGTCTTCCAGTCTTTGTTGGGCCTGATCTTAGGAAAAGCTCAATGCGAACCTCACGCGATAGGAATTCGGGTCACCCAGTGTTCATAGGCCGTATCTCGGCCTTCGGTGATCGACACCAACCGCGTCTTCAGTGCGGTCATCACCGGTCGATCCGTGTTCATCTGCGTTGATTCGATCTGGCGGATCGGAGTGATCTTCGCTGCCGTGCCGGTGAGGAAGACCTCATCGGCGATGAACAGCTCTGTTTTGTCCACAGGGCGTTCCACTACAGGAATCTGCATGGCCTTGGCCAGTTCGATCACGCTTGCCCGGGTGATGCCCTCAAGAATGTCCTGGTCAACGCCTGGCGTGATCAGTTGACCGTCACGAACCAGGAACAGATTCATGCCGCTGGCTTCGCTGATCTTGCCGCGACTGTTCAACAGCAGAGCTTCGTCGAATCCGCTCTGGACGGCCTCGGTCTTGGCCAGAGAACTGGTAATGTAGGCCCCTGAGATCTTGCCGCGCAGGGGGAGGGAACGGTCCTCCTGTCGCGTCCAACTGCTGATGCGGCAACTGACGCCGTCCGGTGAGAGGTAATCCCCCAGCGGCAACCCGTAAATCAGGAAGTCGGTCTCGATGTCGTGCAACCGCGGCGCGATGCCGAGATCACTGGTGTAAACAAACGGTCGCAGATAAATGGGTTGCTGCGGTTTGTTCGCCTGCAGCATCGCCGTCAACGCTTCGAGAATCGTTGCTTCGCTCAGATCAGTGAGCAGCAACCGTGCGCTTCGGCTCAACCGCCGTGCATGGCGATCGGCACGAAACAACAGCATCGATCCGCTGCTCTGCGGATCAGGAATGGCGCGCATGCCGCCGAACGCACCTGTGCCGTAATGCAGGGCATGGGTTGCGATGGAGATCCTGGCCTCCTCGAAAGGCACGCACTGACCCTGAAACCAGGCGTAGGGCAGGAACTGATGCATCGCTGGGGGAAACCCGATTGTTGAATCTTCTCACCACCGGCTGCCGCGCAAGGAGAATGAGGCCATGCATCGTCTTGCCAGTTGCCCGGGCATTGATCCTCCCGAGGATTTGGTGCTCGTTGAGCAACCCCCGGCGGATGTTCTGCTTCTCTCCAGTGCAGGGACCGACCTCAGCTGCCTTGAAGCAGTGGTGCAGGCCTCCCCGGATTGGAACAGCCGAATCAGGGCTCTCCATCTCGACAACCTCAGTCATCCGGCCCAGCTCGACCACTACCTCGCTTCCACCGCGACCCAGGCTCGTTTGATCGTGGTGCGCCTGCTCGGCAGCCGCGGCCACTGGAGTTATGGGTTGGAGCAGCTCCAGCGCTGGAGTGAAGAAGTCGCCGATCGGCAATTGCTGGTGCTGGCGGGAACGGTTGATCAGCAGGGGGATCTACGTGGGATCGGCACCGTGGTGCCCGCACTTGCGGATCGTCTTGCGGCCCTGCTGCGGGAAGGGGGCGAGACCAACATGGCCAGGCTGCTCGATGCCATTCAGGCACTGCTAGACGGAACGCCACCGGACAGCGAGGAGATCGAGGTGGCACCCCTGGCCGATCCCTTCCCCTGGGACTGGCAGGACGATCCTGGTGCCACCGTTGGAGTGGTTCTCTACCGCGCCCAGTTACAGGCCGGGGACACCGCTCTTGCGCAGCACCTGAATCAAGCCCTGCGGGAGCGTGGCCTTCGGCCTCGCCTGATCTGGGTGAGCAGCCTGAGGGACCCTGCCGTCCAGGCCGGAGTCCTCGATCTGCTCCGCAGCCAGGGCGCTCAGGTGGTGATCTCCGGAACGGCCTTCGCCTCCGTCACCACGGAGCAAGCCGGCCTCGGCAGTGCCCTTTGGGACAGCCTGGACCGACCGGTGCTGCAGCTGCTGACCGCCGGCACCAGCCGGGAGCGTTGGCAGCAGTCCAGCCGTGGCCTGGAACCCCTGGACCTGTCGCTGCAGGTGGTGATGCCTGAACTGGACGCCCGGGTCACCACCCGCCCATGCGCATTCCGGCAGGCACGCCCCCCCCTCAGCGGTCTCGCTACGGCGATCACGACGCAGCAACCGGATCGGGACGGCATCAACTGGCTGGTGGAGCACGCAGCCTGCTGGATTGATCTCCAGGACACACCTGCCAAGCATCGGCGGATGGCCATGGTGTTGGCCAACTATCCGGTGCGGGATGGGCGTGTGGCCAACGGGGTTGGGCTGGATACTCCGGCCAGCGTGGTCAACATCATCGGTTGGCTGGCCGACGCGGGTTATCAACTCGGCGAGCACCCCATACCCTCCAATGGCGATCGATTGATTGCGTCGTTGCTGGCGGGACGCACCAACTCAGCCGAGGGCCGTTACCGCCCCCCCCTTGATCACCTGCCGCTGGAGACCTACCAAGCCTGGTGGGACACCATTCCAAGCGAGGCCAAAGCACGGATCGTCAGCCGCTGGGGAGAGCCGCAGCAGGCCTGTGATCTCGATGGGGAGCGTGGGTTTGCCATTCATGGTTTGCGCTATGGCCATCTGGTGGTGCTGCTGCAGCCGGATCGGGGCTATGACCCGGATCAGATCGCTGATCTGCATTCGCCGGACCTGCCGCCACCGCACCGCTACTTGGCTCAGTACCTGTGGTTGCGAGAGGTCCATGGCAGCCAGGTGATGGTGCATGTGGGCAAGCACGGCAGTGCTGAATGGTTGCCGGGCAAAGGGGTGGGTCTCAGTGCGGCCTGTGGCCCCAATCTCGCCCTTGGTGCCTTGCCGCATCTCTACCCCTTCATCGTCAACGACCCAGGGGAGGGATCCCAGGCCAAACGCCGGGGCCATGCGGTGGTGCTGGATCACCTCACCCCACCCTTAGGCCGCGCCGGTCTGCACGGAGGCCTTCAGAAACTTGAGGGACTGCTGGATGAACTGGTGGAGGCCCGACAGCTCGGTGGTGAGCGCACCCAGGTGTTGGAAACCCAGGTGCTCAGCACCCTTCAGGATCTGGACTGGCCAGAGATCCCGAGCCGACGAGAGCTGAAGAAGAACCCGGACCGACTCAACAGTTGTCTTGACCAGGCGGAAACCTATCTCTGCGAGTTGAAGGAGTCGCAGATCCGCACGGGTCTGCATCGCTATGGCCAGTGCCCAGACGACGCTGCCATGACTGAGCTGCTGATGGCCTTGGCGCGTCCACCGTTGCAGGGTCAGCCTGGCCTGACGCAATTGATGGCCCGGGAAGCTGGCTTGGAATTCGACCCCTGGTCTCAGGACGACGGAGAGTCCCTCGATCCAGCCGACCGCGCGCGATTGGCAGCGCTCGGTTGCCAGCGCTGCCGCCGGGTGGGGGATGGCAGCGCGTGGTTGGAGCAGCAGGGCTTGTTGATCCTCAGACAGCTCGTGCTCCACGAGCAGGCCGTGGATCTGGCAACACCGTTTCGATCACTGGTGGAGACATCAGCGCCCCTGAGGCAACGCTGCCTGGAGCTGTGGAAACGCTTGCAGGCTTGTGACGAGGCAGAACGTCAGGGACTGATGCGGGGTCTGGAGGGCCGCCGCATCGCTGCTGGTCCCTCTGGGGCCCCCAGTCGTGGCCGGCCGGATGTGCTGCCCACCGGTCGTAATTTCTATTCCGTGGATCTCCGTGGGCTGCCGACGGAGGCGGCATGGGACCTTGGCCGCCGCTCCGCCGAACGCTTGCTGGATCTGCATCTTCAGGATGAAGGTGAACCCCTGCGCCACCTGGCTCTTTCGGTTTGGGGGACCGCCACGATGCGCAATGGCGGTGAAGATATCGCCCAGCTGCTGGCGCTGATCGGCGTCCGCCCCGTCTGGGATGGCCCCAGCAGGCGTCTGGTGGATCTAGAGGTGATCCCTGCCGATCTCCTGGGGCGACCTCGGGTGGATGTGGTGTTGCGGATCTCCGGTTTGTTCCGGGATGCGTTCCCGCAGCTGGTGAGCTGGGTGAACCAGGCACAACAGATGGTGGCCTTGCTGGAGGAACCAGAGGAGATCAACCCTCTGGCCAGCCTCACCCGTCGTGATGGCCCACAAGGACGAATCTATGGATCCGCCCCCGGCGCCTATGGCGCTGGGTTGCAGGCCTTGATCGACAGTGGTGCATGGGAGTCGCGCAGGGATCTGGGTGAGGCCTTTCTGTGCTGGAGCCAGTGGCGCTACGACGGTTCAGCGGAGCCCGTTGCCGATCGCTCCGGTCTGGAGCAGGCCCTGTCGTCTGTTCAGGTTGTGCTCCACAACCAGGACAACCGCGAGCATGATCTGCTCGATTCCGACGATTACTACCAGTTTCACGGTGGCCTCAGTGCTGCAGCCGAGCAGGTGTCCGGTCAGCGTCCCCAGTTGTGGTTCGGTGATCATTCACGCCGCGAGCGCCCCCGACTGCATCGGCTTGAGAAGGAACTGGACAAGGTGATGCGCAGCCGCATGCTCAATCCCCGTTGGATCGAAGGGATGCAGCAACACGGGTACAAGGGTGCGTTTGAGATGGGGGCGAGCCTGGATTACCTGTTCGCCTACGACGCGGCAACCGACCGCGTCCCGGACTGGTGCTACGGAGCGGTGTGCGATCGCTGGCTGGCGGATCCCGTGAACCAGACCTTTCTCAGCGATCGCAACCCCTGGGTACTGCGGGACATGTCAGAACGACTGCTCGAAGCGTCCAATCGAGGTCTATGGACGGGCGCCAGAGAGAGTCAACTTGCTTTGCTGAAGGAATTGATCAGCAGCAGTGAAGCAAGGATCGAACGCGGTGCCCTTACTTGTTGAGGTCCCGAACCATCTGGCGGAAGGGATCGATGGACCCTGGCTTGGATGAAGCTGCAGCCTGGCCGACCTTGGCTTGGGGGGGTTCCTCCGCTTTGAGGATCTCCTTACGAGCGACGGGTGCCGCGTTCGCGGCAGCTGGCGTGTTCACGGATGTCACGGCCGTGCCGCGCAGCCGCTTGTTCATCTCTTCAGTGGTGACCTGTTCGGCGAAGGTTTTCTTCACGGGCTTGGGAATGCCCGCCGTCAGATCAATCGACTCCTCCTTCGTCACCCTGTCGCCAAGACCTTCACTGCGAATATCCACGGATTCGGTTTCCGCGGCCACCGTCATGATCTGTTCCTTCGTGCCGGGGCTGTCGACGGTGCCTGGGAAGGTGCGGCGAATCGTCTTTGACTCGCGCATGTAATTCACATCTCCCAGGGAGGAGGAGGAATCAGCATCCAGGAAGAATTCGGCCGGCTTCGCCTTGGCTGGCTTGCGTGGCTTGATCGTGTTGTCGGAATCCTGCGAGTCCTTTTTCAGCAGACGATCAAAGAAGCCCATGTCGACCGGAACTGAGATGGGATGAACTTAGCGGCCACCAAGGTCGATTCCGTGACTGTCGGTGCCACACGTACGCAAAAGGCCAAGGTTGGCAAGTTGGCGGTCGATGGCTTCACAGATCATTGGGCTGGGTGCCCACACCGTCTGCATGTCGTAGTCGTACCAGGCTTCACCACCGTCAAAACCGAGTCGAGCGGCCTCATCGATCAGCACGTCATGGCCCAGTCGATAGCGGGCTGGATGAGCCAGAACAGCCAGGCCCCCTGCGGTGTGAATCGCCTTAACCACCGCGTCAGCCCGTAGGGCCTCTCCCACCACGGAGTCGCCCCGGTTGTAGGGCTCCAGGGCCGCATGCCCTGGTTCAAACCCCAGTGCCAGCACATGAACAAGGCATCCCTTGAGCAGGCAGCTGATCTCCATACCGGTCCACAACGTCGGCACCACGGCCCCCGCATCCCGTTGTGCCTGGAGCCAATCCGCCATCGGTTGAAAGGCCCGTGCGCTGTGGTGATCGGTCACAGCCAGATGGGAGAGCCCACGCTCTGATGCCTGGCGGATCAGCTCAAGGGGCTCCAGGCTGCCGTCACTGCAGATCGTGTGGCAGTGGAAGTTGAAGGAGCCCGGGCAACTATCGGGACCGACATCAGCCAGAACGGAACGGAGTGGATGGCTCATCTCAGCTTCCTGTGACGGCCTGGGCTTCCGCCCGCAGGCGTCGCCAGCGGGCATAGAACTGAATGGACGCTGCCATGAACACCACCAACGCCACGATGAACCACGTGGCGGCACCGGTCGGGAACTGGCTTTTGAACACCACCAGCATCACCACAATCACCAACAGCAGCGTCGGCAGTTCATTGAGTGCCCGCAGCTGCTTTCCGCTCAATCGACAGGTTCCCGCCTGCAGCTGCCCCATGAGTCGATAACAAGCCACGTGATAGGCCAGAAGACCGGCCACGAAGCCCAACTTGGCGTGCATCCAACCCTGCTGCAGCCAACTTGGCTGGGCCACCAACAGGCCGATGGCCATGGACACTGCCACCACCATCCCCGGCGTCGTGATGATGTTGGCAAGGCGTTTCTCCATCAGGCTGTACTGATCGCGGAATGGCTGCTGCAGATCCTCTGCCAGCTCAGCCGTTTCGACGTGATAGATGAACAGCCGCACCAGGTAGAACAATCCGGCGAACCAGACGACGACACCAACGATGTGAAGCGTCTTGAACCAGAGGTAGGCCTCAGGTGGGAGGGTCATCAGTGCAACCGCATTGGTGCGACCTTACGCAGGTCTCAGGTGAGGCCGTCAAGAAAATCAGCCGCCTTGCGCTGATGCGTCAACAGTGTTTCCAGCGCCATCCTGTCGAGGTTCCGAGCCATCATCGCCAGCCGGAACTGACTCCTGAAAAAGGTTTCGTGGCGTCGAATGAAACTCCAGAAAAGCCCGTCCCACACTTCACACCACGCACCTTTCCGATAGTCCGACATCTTGCGGACGTAGTTCGAGCCGGACACGTAGGGCTTTGTGGTGAAGATGCCGCCATCGGCGAACTGACTCATGCCGTAGACGTTGGGCACCATCACCCAGTCGTAGGCATCAACAAACAGTTCCATAAACCAGCTGTACACCCGCGTGGGATGAAAGCCACACAGCAGCATCACGTTGCCCAGCAGCATCAACCGTTCGATGTGGTGGCAATAACCCGTGTCCAAGGCATGGCTGATGGCGTCATCAATCGGGGGTAAACCCGTGCTTCCGGTGTAGAAGGCTTCGGGAATCGGGCGATCCTCCACCTCCCAGAAATTGCCATTGCGCATGGTCACCCCATGGCGTCGATACATGGCAGCCATGAATTCGCGCCAGCCAATGATTTGGCGGATGAAGCCCTCAAGTGAGTTGAGCGGCACATCACCAACCTCCGCACGGGCCAGGGTCCGATCCAGCACCTGCTGAGGCGTCAGCAGACCAATGTTCAGCATCGGTGTGAGCACGCCATGCCACATCACCTGATGCTGCGTGCTGATGGCGTCTTCATAGGCCCCGAACTGAACCAGGCGTTCGTCAAGGAAATTGTCGAGCCAGCGGGAGGCTTCCTTGTGGTCAATGGGGTAGTAAAAGCCATCCAGCTTGCCGACCCCGGGCAAATTCTCCTGCGCCAATTGCTGTCGTGATGTGTTCACCACAGTCGATGGCGTGGCGACGGGTATCGGAGGAACGCTGATGTCTTTGGGCAGTTTCTTGCGGTTGTCAGCATCAAAACTCCATCGGCCGCCAACGGGTCGCCCCTCCGCGTCCATGAGCACCCCCAGCCGGGTGCGCTGCATCTCGTAGAACTTGGCCATCAAGGGCTTTTTGCCCGTCCCAAAGTGCTTCTCGAGCACGTCAGCGGGGGTTAACAACATCGGTGTCGGCAGCACGGATACCCGCAGAGCGACACTCTCAGCGAAGGCGTTCAACCGACGTTCAAGCCAGTGATCCACCAGGTCAACGAGGTGAACATGGCGATATCCAGCGGAATGCAACAGCTGCAGGTGGCCCTGGGTGTCTGGTGCAGCGTCATGGCGCTGATGAATCACGTTGAAGCCACGACCTCGTAGCTGTTCGGCGTAGACAGTCATCGAGGCTCGGTGCAGGAGCCGGCGCTGGTGATGCATCCGCAGGGGCCACTGCGGATCAGTTCCGAACAGCAACGGGTCTTCGATCAGGGCCACGGTGCGACCGGCCTGAATCGCGGGGTGATCAGCAAACAGTTGATGGGGAAAGACCAGGGTGATGTCCACTCAGCCCGCCTCCCCCGCCAGACGGCAGGCCCGTCGTCCAACGGCCGTGGCATAGCTGCGGTCCACCTGCCCGGCAAACGGGCTCAGCACGCCGGCACGGCAATCCATCACCACCTTCTCCCTGTGACCCTGCTGGTCGTTTAGCCGCAGGATCAGCTGCCAGTGATTCTTGGCACTGCGGGTGATGTCATCGGCGCAGACCGGGCCGGTGCACAGTCCTGGTGACGCCAGAACCGGTCTCCCAAGGAGTCCGAACAAGCAGCACAACAACAGCAGACAACGGATCATGCGGTGTGTGCACGGGGCTCTTCTGAGCATTCATCCTGCCCGGCTTCCTCAGCAGGGTGGAAAAACCCGTGGATGTCCCTGGCCAGAGCTGTTCCCACACCGGGGGCTTTGGAGAGCAAATCCACGGAAGCCATCTGAATCGCATCGATGGAATGGAAGTGCGCCAGCAGATCCTTCACCCGTTTGGGACCAACCCCTGGGATGTCGGAGAGGCGTGAACGCTTCATTCGCTCACCACGTTGTTGCCGGTGGAAGCTCACCGCGAATCGATGGGCTTCGTCCCGCAGGCGACGCAGCAAGGCCACGCCGAGTTGATCCGGCTCACTCTCCAGTGGCTGACTTTCGCCGGGGAGGAACACCTCCTCCCGCTGTTTGGCCAACGAGCAGACGTTGAGGTCCTCGTGCAGATCGAGTTCCCGCAGGGCCTCCATCACCGCAGAGAGTTGTCCTTTGCCGCCATCGATCATCACCACATCCGGCCAGTCGTTGAGGCCGTCGGTCTGCAGGGCACTGCCACCTTTGTGGCGCAGGGCACCCACATCGACACCATCAGCCTTGGCGCGGGCCCAACGACGAAAGCGCCGGCGCATGATCTCGGCCATGGCCATGAAGTCATCGCTGTGGCCGGACTGGATGCTGCTGCTGCGGATCTTGTATTTGCGGTAGTGCTGCTTGGCGGGCAGGCCATCGATAAACACCACCTGAGAGGCCACGGCATCGCTGCCCTGAATGTGACTGATGTCGTATCCCTCGATCCGTCGCGGCGGCGTCGGCATCTCCAACAGCTGAGCCAGATCCTCGGTGGCTAGCGCTTGCTGCTCCTGCCCCTGCTTGGCCCGCAGCAGTTCGAATTCCGCGTTCCGCTGAACCAGTTCGATTAGGTCTGCCTTCTGACGCTGTTTTGGGCAGTGGATCTGCACCTTGCGTTCCCGTTGCTCCGTCAGCCAGTCCTCAAGAAGCTGCTGTTGCGGAAGAGCGTGTTGCACCAACAACTCCGGCGGCACTTCAACCGCATCGACCTGGGAGTAGTGCTCTTCAATCACCCGTTGCAGAATCAGACCCGGTGCCAGAGCTGAAGCATCGGCGGTGTAACCAAGCCGCCCCACAAGTTTTCCGGCGCGCATCTGGAACAGCTGCACAGCGGCCAGACGGTCGTCGCAGGCGAGGGCCAGCACATCCCGACTGACGCTGGAGTCTGGAAGACTCATCTTCTGATCAGCCGTCAACTGGTCGAGCCCCTGGAGCTGGTCGCGGACCCGGGCAGCGGATTCAAAATCAAGACGTTCGGCGTAGCGGTTCATCTGCTCGTCGAGCAGACGCTGCAGTTCATCGCTGCGCCCTTGAAACACCATGGCCACCTTGCGCAGGGTTCGGTGGTAGTCCTCAGAGGTGATCTTTTCCTGGCAAACCCCTGGGCAGCGACCAATGCTGTAGTTAAGGCAAGTGCGGTCGGGGTGCAACGGTCGCGGTCGCTGTCGCAGCGGGAAGACCCTCTTCACCAGAAACAAGGTGCGCCGCAACAGTCCGACGTCGACGTAGGGCCCGTAAAAGCGATCGAGGGGGCTGCGGAATCGGCGCCGTCGCGTGATGAAGATGCGGGGATAGGCCTCGCTCCAGGTGATGCAGAGGTAGGGGTATTTCTTGTCGTCCTTCAGCAGCACATTGAAGTGCGGCTGATGGTTCTTGATCAGGTTGGATTCAAGGGCCAGAGCCTCCGCTTCGCTGTCGGTCACGATGAATTCGATCTCACAGACCTGTCGCGTCATCAGCCGGATGCGCGGCGACAGATCATGCCGACTTCGGAAGTAGCTGCGGACACGGCTGCGCAGCGATTTCGACTTGCCGACATAGAGGATCCTGTCCTCTCCGTCGCGCATCAGGTAGCAACCAGGCTCCGGCGGAATCTCCTTCAGCCGACGCTCAAGCACTTCCGGCTGCGTGAGCAGCGGCGGCATGGTCAGGGAGTCAGCCAACGATCGCTCAACCGCCGTAGTTCCATCCGGTGCTGGCCATGGTCAAAGCTTCACCGTCCTCCAGCAATTGAGCGGTTTTGACCTCACCAACGAACACCGTGTGATCACCGTGCTGGATCTGACCCACCAGCTCACACTCGACGCCGCCGATCACCCCATCCAGCAGGGGCAGCCCAAGGGGACCGTCCTGGAACGGTGCTGCATCAAAGCGACCTCCGAGTCCTTTCTGGGGCTTGAAAAACACCGCAGCCAGATCTTTTTGATCGGCTTTCAGCATGTTGAGAGAGAACCGTTTGGTGCGTTCAATGATTCCGTGGCTGGTGCTGTCAGCCCGCACGCCCATCACCACCAAGGGTGGCTCAAAGGACCCCTGGGTCACCCAGCTGGCGGTAAAGCCA
Coding sequences within it:
- the cobN gene encoding cobaltochelatase subunit CobN, with the translated sequence MHRLASCPGIDPPEDLVLVEQPPADVLLLSSAGTDLSCLEAVVQASPDWNSRIRALHLDNLSHPAQLDHYLASTATQARLIVVRLLGSRGHWSYGLEQLQRWSEEVADRQLLVLAGTVDQQGDLRGIGTVVPALADRLAALLREGGETNMARLLDAIQALLDGTPPDSEEIEVAPLADPFPWDWQDDPGATVGVVLYRAQLQAGDTALAQHLNQALRERGLRPRLIWVSSLRDPAVQAGVLDLLRSQGAQVVISGTAFASVTTEQAGLGSALWDSLDRPVLQLLTAGTSRERWQQSSRGLEPLDLSLQVVMPELDARVTTRPCAFRQARPPLSGLATAITTQQPDRDGINWLVEHAACWIDLQDTPAKHRRMAMVLANYPVRDGRVANGVGLDTPASVVNIIGWLADAGYQLGEHPIPSNGDRLIASLLAGRTNSAEGRYRPPLDHLPLETYQAWWDTIPSEAKARIVSRWGEPQQACDLDGERGFAIHGLRYGHLVVLLQPDRGYDPDQIADLHSPDLPPPHRYLAQYLWLREVHGSQVMVHVGKHGSAEWLPGKGVGLSAACGPNLALGALPHLYPFIVNDPGEGSQAKRRGHAVVLDHLTPPLGRAGLHGGLQKLEGLLDELVEARQLGGERTQVLETQVLSTLQDLDWPEIPSRRELKKNPDRLNSCLDQAETYLCELKESQIRTGLHRYGQCPDDAAMTELLMALARPPLQGQPGLTQLMAREAGLEFDPWSQDDGESLDPADRARLAALGCQRCRRVGDGSAWLEQQGLLILRQLVLHEQAVDLATPFRSLVETSAPLRQRCLELWKRLQACDEAERQGLMRGLEGRRIAAGPSGAPSRGRPDVLPTGRNFYSVDLRGLPTEAAWDLGRRSAERLLDLHLQDEGEPLRHLALSVWGTATMRNGGEDIAQLLALIGVRPVWDGPSRRLVDLEVIPADLLGRPRVDVVLRISGLFRDAFPQLVSWVNQAQQMVALLEEPEEINPLASLTRRDGPQGRIYGSAPGAYGAGLQALIDSGAWESRRDLGEAFLCWSQWRYDGSAEPVADRSGLEQALSSVQVVLHNQDNREHDLLDSDDYYQFHGGLSAAAEQVSGQRPQLWFGDHSRRERPRLHRLEKELDKVMRSRMLNPRWIEGMQQHGYKGAFEMGASLDYLFAYDAATDRVPDWCYGAVCDRWLADPVNQTFLSDRNPWVLRDMSERLLEASNRGLWTGARESQLALLKELISSSEARIERGALTC
- a CDS encoding cryptochrome/photolyase family protein; protein product: MDITLVFPHQLFADHPAIQAGRTVALIEDPLLFGTDPQWPLRMHHQRRLLHRASMTVYAEQLRGRGFNVIHQRHDAAPDTQGHLQLLHSAGYRHVHLVDLVDHWLERRLNAFAESVALRVSVLPTPMLLTPADVLEKHFGTGKKPLMAKFYEMQRTRLGVLMDAEGRPVGGRWSFDADNRKKLPKDISVPPIPVATPSTVVNTSRQQLAQENLPGVGKLDGFYYPIDHKEASRWLDNFLDERLVQFGAYEDAISTQHQVMWHGVLTPMLNIGLLTPQQVLDRTLARAEVGDVPLNSLEGFIRQIIGWREFMAAMYRRHGVTMRNGNFWEVEDRPIPEAFYTGSTGLPPIDDAISHALDTGYCHHIERLMLLGNVMLLCGFHPTRVYSWFMELFVDAYDWVMVPNVYGMSQFADGGIFTTKPYVSGSNYVRKMSDYRKGAWCEVWDGLFWSFIRRHETFFRSQFRLAMMARNLDRMALETLLTHQRKAADFLDGLT
- the hemJ gene encoding protoporphyrinogen oxidase HemJ, with the translated sequence MTLPPEAYLWFKTLHIVGVVVWFAGLFYLVRLFIYHVETAELAEDLQQPFRDQYSLMEKRLANIITTPGMVVAVSMAIGLLVAQPSWLQQGWMHAKLGFVAGLLAYHVACYRLMGQLQAGTCRLSGKQLRALNELPTLLLVIVVMLVVFKSQFPTGAATWFIVALVVFMAASIQFYARWRRLRAEAQAVTGS
- a CDS encoding branched-chain amino acid transaminase yields the protein MHQFLPYAWFQGQCVPFEEARISIATHALHYGTGAFGGMRAIPDPQSSGSMLLFRADRHARRLSRSARLLLTDLSEATILEALTAMLQANKPQQPIYLRPFVYTSDLGIAPRLHDIETDFLIYGLPLGDYLSPDGVSCRISSWTRQEDRSLPLRGKISGAYITSSLAKTEAVQSGFDEALLLNSRGKISEASGMNLFLVRDGQLITPGVDQDILEGITRASVIELAKAMQIPVVERPVDKTELFIADEVFLTGTAAKITPIRQIESTQMNTDRPVMTALKTRLVSITEGRDTAYEHWVTRIPIA
- the uvrC gene encoding excinuclease ABC subunit UvrC codes for the protein MPPLLTQPEVLERRLKEIPPEPGCYLMRDGEDRILYVGKSKSLRSRVRSYFRSRHDLSPRIRLMTRQVCEIEFIVTDSEAEALALESNLIKNHQPHFNVLLKDDKKYPYLCITWSEAYPRIFITRRRRFRSPLDRFYGPYVDVGLLRRTLFLVKRVFPLRQRPRPLHPDRTCLNYSIGRCPGVCQEKITSEDYHRTLRKVAMVFQGRSDELQRLLDEQMNRYAERLDFESAARVRDQLQGLDQLTADQKMSLPDSSVSRDVLALACDDRLAAVQLFQMRAGKLVGRLGYTADASALAPGLILQRVIEEHYSQVDAVEVPPELLVQHALPQQQLLEDWLTEQRERKVQIHCPKQRQKADLIELVQRNAEFELLRAKQGQEQQALATEDLAQLLEMPTPPRRIEGYDISHIQGSDAVASQVVFIDGLPAKQHYRKYKIRSSSIQSGHSDDFMAMAEIMRRRFRRWARAKADGVDVGALRHKGGSALQTDGLNDWPDVVMIDGGKGQLSAVMEALRELDLHEDLNVCSLAKQREEVFLPGESQPLESEPDQLGVALLRRLRDEAHRFAVSFHRQQRGERMKRSRLSDIPGVGPKRVKDLLAHFHSIDAIQMASVDLLSKAPGVGTALARDIHGFFHPAEEAGQDECSEEPRAHTA
- a CDS encoding PHP domain-containing protein encodes the protein MSHPLRSVLADVGPDSCPGSFNFHCHTICSDGSLEPLELIRQASERGLSHLAVTDHHSARAFQPMADWLQAQRDAGAVVPTLWTGMEISCLLKGCLVHVLALGFEPGHAALEPYNRGDSVVGEALRADAVVKAIHTAGGLAVLAHPARYRLGHDVLIDEAARLGFDGGEAWYDYDMQTVWAPSPMICEAIDRQLANLGLLRTCGTDSHGIDLGGR